The Chryseobacterium geocarposphaerae genome has a window encoding:
- the tsaB gene encoding tRNA (adenosine(37)-N6)-threonylcarbamoyltransferase complex dimerization subunit type 1 TsaB has translation MKILYLETSSKNCSVAISDDEKLLCLTEEVSDNYKQSESLHTFVEWALEGAGISMKDIEAVSLGKGPGSYTGLRIGASSAKGFCYGLKVPLVAVNSLESMIEPFLDKNYDFIIPLIDARRMEVYTAVYDGKTGENISETEAKILDEQSFEEFKDKKIVFVGDGAKKAKEILQLSNADYKEDVYPSAQYLIKKSLEKINKKEFEDIAYFEPFYLKDFHGVKKKKSED, from the coding sequence ATGAAAATTTTATATCTAGAAACTTCTTCGAAAAACTGCTCGGTAGCAATCTCAGATGACGAAAAGCTTCTGTGTCTTACGGAGGAAGTTTCCGATAATTATAAACAGTCTGAAAGTCTCCATACTTTTGTGGAATGGGCTTTGGAAGGAGCCGGAATTTCTATGAAAGACATCGAAGCTGTTTCTCTAGGAAAAGGTCCAGGTTCCTATACCGGGCTGAGAATTGGCGCTTCCTCAGCAAAAGGTTTTTGTTATGGACTAAAGGTTCCGTTGGTTGCTGTGAATTCTTTAGAAAGTATGATAGAGCCCTTTTTAGACAAAAACTATGATTTTATTATCCCTTTGATCGATGCCAGAAGAATGGAGGTTTATACGGCCGTTTATGACGGAAAAACAGGAGAAAATATTTCTGAGACGGAAGCCAAAATTTTAGATGAGCAATCTTTTGAAGAATTTAAAGACAAAAAAATAGTATTTGTAGGAGACGGAGCTAAAAAGGCAAAGGAAATTTTACAGCTTTCTAATGCCGATTATAAGGAAGACGTCTACCCTTCTGCTCAATATTTAATAAAAAAGAGCCTCGAGAAAATCAATAAAAAAGAATTTGAAGATATAGCTTACTTTGAACCTTTTTATCTTAAAGATTTTCATGGGGTGAAGAAAAAGAAAAGCGAAGATTAA
- the porW gene encoding type IX secretion system periplasmic lipoprotein PorW/SprE, with translation MKKKILFLLTSCIVISCGMKVKKPEQRSKFLKGFSTYYNTLFNAEDALNSEFETRDKAHKDNFYAPYIPILTYEDQPLGSDLGQSAAFAENSMKMGGINGRGEGSRTAPNQSQGIPGMAGIPGNPQDPNQAPPKGATALEIAEAKALKAINKYSVIKNGEEKNKTIFDAYMILAQSRIYQNKSLEALDALNYVFSNMKGDKRLPLAYIYQGVAYSQMKNYNKAHEIFARLKDEKISKDYQKLLTIYHSESLLDAGRKEEAVKELDLAYEVNTNRKLKSRIAYLRGQVLENLGQNEKARESFLAAYKYANDFEFEVKSQIAVAKTFNGKGDYSGARKYLEDISKKGTYASRKNEFYYALGLMANKAGKTDEAQQFFRKSLKEKVSDQQLRGLTYYEIGKGYLDKNDYIGAGIYYDSALAVMTYQPSKILLQDQSSYIKKISKNYYLIKKNDSIIALAKMSPEQKTDFFTKYIAKIKAKEEKEELERRRAERNKGFDTGDYNSTSIFANSSNSFEDFGVAAKGFYFANTGTVSKGTSAFRQTWGDRALSDNWRYSKKMATLEDMKNEALGTTSVPNPRRFETAYYIEQIPSDISQLKKDRDTASLGLGIMYQNYFTNTPLATKTLYDLVEVKPEEKVMLQALYEIFAMNYEKNPQAAERAKQILLTDYPYTSYAEFVRNPKSNTFVKSSEDVENKYKEAFALYEAEKFAESKAILDQAIQQYPKDALIPKLYLLNAFNSGKANGKEVMILQLEQIALNYTKTPEGIKAKEMLNYLKSDIKFQPTDNKGNAVPQNKINNNVPPQQPNNAPQQIGTLNEGSKPTKKPNNRPGMQAPNTSPVPAKPQ, from the coding sequence ATGAAAAAGAAAATTTTATTCCTTTTAACATCCTGTATCGTAATTTCTTGCGGAATGAAAGTCAAGAAGCCGGAACAACGATCCAAATTTTTAAAAGGTTTTTCCACATACTACAATACTCTTTTTAATGCTGAAGATGCATTAAATTCAGAGTTTGAAACCCGGGATAAAGCACATAAAGATAATTTTTATGCTCCTTATATTCCTATTCTTACCTATGAAGATCAGCCTTTAGGAAGTGATCTTGGTCAGTCTGCCGCATTTGCGGAAAATTCCATGAAAATGGGAGGAATAAATGGGAGAGGAGAAGGTAGCAGAACAGCACCTAATCAATCTCAGGGAATACCCGGAATGGCCGGGATACCTGGAAACCCGCAAGATCCCAATCAAGCACCTCCCAAAGGAGCAACTGCACTGGAAATTGCTGAAGCAAAAGCTTTAAAAGCTATCAATAAATATTCGGTCATTAAAAATGGGGAAGAAAAAAATAAAACCATTTTTGATGCTTACATGATTCTTGCACAATCCAGAATTTACCAGAATAAGTCTTTGGAAGCTCTTGATGCTCTGAACTATGTTTTTTCCAATATGAAAGGCGATAAAAGGCTTCCTTTAGCTTATATCTATCAAGGAGTTGCTTATTCGCAGATGAAAAACTACAATAAAGCTCATGAGATCTTTGCCAGACTTAAGGATGAGAAAATCAGTAAAGATTATCAGAAATTATTGACTATTTATCATTCTGAATCTCTTTTGGATGCAGGAAGGAAAGAAGAAGCAGTAAAGGAATTAGACCTTGCTTATGAAGTAAATACCAACAGGAAACTGAAAAGTAGAATTGCTTATTTGAGAGGACAGGTGTTAGAAAATCTGGGACAAAATGAAAAAGCAAGAGAGAGCTTCCTGGCAGCTTATAAATATGCCAATGACTTTGAATTTGAAGTAAAATCTCAGATTGCAGTAGCAAAAACCTTCAATGGAAAAGGAGATTACAGCGGTGCCAGAAAATATCTTGAAGACATCAGTAAAAAAGGGACGTATGCTTCCAGAAAAAATGAGTTTTATTATGCTTTAGGATTAATGGCTAACAAAGCCGGAAAAACAGATGAAGCTCAGCAGTTTTTCAGAAAATCTTTAAAGGAAAAAGTTTCAGATCAACAGCTTCGTGGATTGACTTATTACGAAATAGGAAAGGGATACCTAGATAAAAACGATTATATTGGAGCAGGGATTTATTATGATTCTGCACTAGCTGTAATGACTTACCAGCCTTCAAAAATTCTTTTACAGGATCAGTCGTCTTACATCAAAAAAATCTCTAAAAATTACTATCTGATCAAGAAAAATGACAGTATCATTGCTTTAGCTAAAATGAGCCCTGAGCAGAAAACCGATTTTTTCACAAAATATATTGCTAAAATAAAAGCAAAAGAAGAAAAAGAAGAACTGGAAAGAAGGCGTGCTGAAAGAAATAAAGGCTTTGATACCGGAGATTATAACTCTACTTCTATTTTTGCCAACAGTTCAAATTCTTTTGAGGATTTTGGTGTTGCCGCTAAAGGTTTTTATTTTGCCAATACTGGTACCGTAAGCAAAGGAACATCAGCGTTTAGACAGACTTGGGGAGACAGAGCTCTTTCTGATAACTGGCGTTATTCTAAGAAAATGGCAACTCTTGAAGATATGAAAAATGAGGCTTTGGGAACCACTTCTGTACCTAACCCGAGACGTTTTGAAACGGCTTATTATATTGAGCAAATTCCAAGTGATATAAGTCAATTGAAAAAGGATAGAGATACTGCTTCCTTGGGATTGGGGATTATGTACCAGAACTATTTTACCAATACTCCTTTAGCTACAAAAACATTATATGATCTGGTAGAGGTGAAACCTGAAGAAAAAGTAATGCTCCAAGCCTTGTATGAAATTTTTGCCATGAATTATGAAAAAAATCCGCAGGCAGCCGAAAGAGCAAAACAAATCCTTTTAACAGATTATCCTTATACTTCTTATGCAGAATTTGTCAGAAACCCTAAGAGCAATACCTTCGTAAAATCATCTGAAGATGTAGAAAACAAGTATAAAGAAGCATTTGCGCTGTATGAAGCCGAAAAATTTGCAGAAAGTAAGGCTATTTTAGATCAAGCCATACAGCAATATCCTAAAGATGCATTGATCCCTAAACTGTATCTTTTGAATGCTTTTAATTCAGGAAAAGCAAATGGAAAAGAGGTGATGATTCTTCAACTGGAGCAAATTGCCTTAAACTATACCAAAACCCCTGAAGGAATTAAAGCAAAGGAAATGCTTAATTACTTAAAAAGTGATATCAAGTTTCAGCCTACGGATAACAAGGGTAATGCGGTTCCACAAAATAAAATAAATAATAACGTTCCTCCTCAGCAACCTAACAATGCTCCTCAACAGATAGGAACATTGAATGAAGGAAGTAAACCTACAAAAAAACCAAATAATCGTCCGGGAATGCAGGCTCCCAATACAAGCCCGGTACCTGCAAAACCACAATAA
- a CDS encoding Maf family protein: protein MKILLASQSPRRKELLSNLGFDFEVVKIDCEEIVPEHIKVGEAAGYLSELKASAFRKLEENEILLTADTVVAIDNQFLGKPQNEEDATKMLQLLSGKTHQVYTGITIKTLNNTITETDVADVEIDELTTDEIKYYIQNYHPFDKAGSYGIQEWLGMAKIKKIHGSFYTIMGLPTHLVYKILKEI from the coding sequence AATCTCCGAGAAGGAAAGAACTTTTATCAAACTTAGGCTTTGACTTTGAAGTGGTAAAAATTGACTGTGAAGAAATTGTTCCTGAGCATATTAAAGTAGGAGAGGCAGCAGGTTATCTGTCTGAATTAAAGGCAAGTGCATTCCGGAAGCTGGAAGAAAACGAAATTTTATTGACCGCAGATACTGTTGTAGCTATTGATAATCAGTTTCTTGGAAAACCACAAAATGAAGAGGATGCCACAAAAATGCTGCAGTTACTTTCCGGGAAAACACATCAGGTCTATACCGGAATTACGATTAAAACTTTAAATAATACAATCACTGAAACTGATGTTGCAGACGTTGAAATTGATGAATTGACAACTGATGAGATAAAATATTATATTCAGAATTACCATCCTTTCGATAAAGCAGGAAGCTATGGAATCCAGGAATGGCTTGGAATGGCAAAAATTAAAAAGATACATGGCAGCTTTTATACCATTATGGGACTTCCTACTCATTTGGTTTACAAAATTTTGAAAGAAATATAA
- a CDS encoding YraN family protein, whose protein sequence is MATHNDFGKKAEDLAVEYLQKNGYKILVRNFRFQKAEIDIIAEKDNVIIVAEVKARSTDAFMLPQEAVTKTKIKLIVSAANHYLEEFNRDQEVRFDIISVLPDEKRNLNIEHIENAFEAFDAN, encoded by the coding sequence ATGGCAACTCACAACGATTTCGGAAAAAAAGCAGAAGATCTGGCTGTTGAATATCTACAGAAAAACGGCTATAAAATCTTAGTGAGAAATTTCAGGTTTCAGAAAGCGGAAATTGACATTATTGCTGAAAAAGATAATGTAATTATTGTCGCAGAAGTAAAAGCGCGTTCTACGGATGCTTTTATGCTGCCTCAGGAAGCGGTTACTAAAACCAAAATAAAGTTGATTGTTTCCGCAGCCAATCATTATTTAGAAGAATTTAATAGAGATCAGGAAGTGAGATTTGATATTATTTCTGTTCTTCCCGACGAAAAAAGAAATTTAAATATAGAGCATATCGAAAATGCTTTTGAAGCATTCGATGCCAACTAA
- a CDS encoding S66 peptidase family protein: MTKVIFPKSLKKGDRIAVISPAGAVEAPQLEKGIEMIKSKGYEPVLGEHLYTKFSNGYNYAGTEQERIKDINWALNDNEIAAIWASRGGYGCQHLIQGLDLKNFTKNPKWYIGYSDNTVIQSYLLKKGFASIHGQTIKTSSFGVTEESYDLIFDILKGKTPKYSLKTHQFNKQGDIEGELVGGNLALIYALLGTKYSFDFKYKILFIEDIGENFYALDRMIMSLELAGVFNKISGLIVGGMTNMGDEKENKQYEESFDEFAYQLISDRISKYSFPVVFGFPNGHIKDNRPLIIGSTIKMKVADKVKIEF, encoded by the coding sequence ATGACAAAAGTGATCTTTCCAAAGTCCCTTAAAAAAGGCGATAGAATAGCTGTAATTTCTCCTGCAGGAGCGGTAGAAGCTCCACAATTGGAGAAAGGAATTGAAATGATTAAAAGTAAAGGGTATGAACCTGTTTTAGGTGAACATCTTTACACCAAATTTTCAAATGGGTACAATTACGCCGGAACGGAACAGGAAAGAATAAAAGATATCAACTGGGCTTTAAATGATAATGAAATAGCGGCAATCTGGGCCTCAAGAGGAGGATATGGTTGTCAGCATCTGATTCAGGGTTTAGATCTTAAAAATTTTACAAAAAATCCGAAATGGTATATTGGTTATTCTGACAACACAGTAATCCAAAGTTATTTGTTAAAGAAAGGTTTTGCTTCTATTCATGGACAAACCATTAAAACGTCAAGCTTTGGAGTAACTGAAGAAAGCTATGATCTGATTTTTGATATTCTAAAAGGAAAGACTCCAAAATATAGCTTAAAAACACATCAATTTAATAAACAAGGAGATATTGAGGGAGAATTGGTTGGGGGTAATTTGGCCCTGATTTATGCGCTTTTGGGAACCAAATATTCTTTTGATTTTAAATATAAAATTCTTTTCATTGAAGATATCGGAGAAAACTTTTATGCGCTCGACAGAATGATCATGAGTCTGGAATTGGCCGGAGTTTTTAATAAGATTTCAGGACTGATTGTTGGGGGAATGACCAATATGGGCGATGAAAAAGAAAACAAACAATATGAAGAAAGTTTTGATGAATTTGCCTATCAGTTGATTTCAGACAGAATTTCAAAATATAGTTTCCCAGTTGTTTTTGGTTTTCCGAATGGGCATATTAAAGACAATCGTCCGTTGATTATTGGGAGCACTATTAAAATGAAAGTTGCTGATAAAGTCAAGATTGAATTTTAA
- a CDS encoding LysE family translocator, producing MFELILSAVVLGFMLSLVFIGPIFFLLIETSFSRGPKHALALDLGVISADLLCILAAYYASADIVTLIDKHPGFYRITSILIFVYGIVMMVTKTKMHIPGEEKIINQNYFKTFINGFFFNLLNVGVILFWLVTVISVRNQYPDTGNFILYIGIVIGTYLFIDLIKIFLAKQFHDKLTQKLANKIRRIVGGILIIFSFFIFLQSFKKFNQFDKRLEEAEKTEVKYQKSK from the coding sequence ATGTTTGAACTTATATTATCTGCTGTTGTATTAGGATTCATGTTGAGTCTGGTTTTTATAGGACCTATTTTTTTCCTACTCATAGAAACCAGCTTTTCCAGAGGTCCTAAACATGCTTTAGCACTGGATTTAGGAGTAATCTCTGCAGACTTATTATGTATTTTAGCAGCCTATTATGCGAGCGCAGATATTGTAACCCTGATCGACAAACATCCCGGTTTTTACAGAATTACATCCATTCTTATCTTTGTATACGGAATTGTAATGATGGTTACAAAAACCAAAATGCATATTCCCGGTGAAGAAAAAATCATTAATCAGAATTATTTCAAGACGTTTATTAATGGTTTTTTCTTTAATCTTTTAAATGTAGGAGTTATCCTTTTCTGGCTGGTAACAGTGATTTCGGTAAGAAATCAATATCCGGATACCGGCAATTTTATTTTATACATCGGGATTGTGATCGGCACTTACCTGTTCATAGATCTTATCAAAATATTTTTAGCCAAACAGTTTCACGATAAATTAACCCAGAAACTGGCGAATAAAATCAGAAGAATTGTAGGCGGAATCCTTATTATATTCAGTTTCTTTATTTTTTTACAAAGCTTTAAAAAATTCAATCAGTTCGATAAGCGACTGGAAGAGGCAGAGAAAACTGAAGTAAAATATCAAAAATCCAAATGA
- a CDS encoding SDR family NAD(P)-dependent oxidoreductase, with translation MKTILVTGATSGIGKSTAELLAKQGNRIIICGRRSEVLESVKAELSDFTEIFSLKFDVRNLEEVETAISSLPAEWKNIDVLINNAGNAHGLDPLSAGKTDDWDSMIDGNVKGLLYVSKMIIPGMKERNSGHIVNISSVAARQTYANGVVYCATKKAVDVISEGMRIELTEFGIKVTNIQPGAVETDFSMVRFKGDTEKAATVYAGYEPLKAEDIADSIAYCVNAPKHVCISDMTIYPTAQAEPRTIYRK, from the coding sequence ATGAAAACAATATTAGTAACCGGAGCAACTTCCGGAATAGGAAAATCTACAGCAGAGTTATTGGCTAAACAGGGAAACCGAATTATCATTTGTGGAAGAAGATCTGAGGTTTTAGAATCAGTAAAAGCAGAATTATCTGATTTCACCGAAATATTTAGTTTAAAATTTGATGTAAGGAATTTAGAAGAAGTCGAAACAGCAATCAGCTCGCTTCCTGCAGAATGGAAAAACATTGATGTTCTGATTAACAATGCGGGAAATGCTCACGGTTTAGATCCTCTTTCGGCTGGAAAAACTGATGACTGGGATTCTATGATCGACGGAAATGTGAAAGGTCTTTTATATGTTTCCAAAATGATTATTCCGGGAATGAAGGAAAGAAATTCGGGGCATATTGTAAATATAAGCTCTGTAGCTGCCAGACAAACGTATGCTAACGGAGTGGTATATTGTGCAACCAAAAAAGCGGTCGATGTAATTTCTGAAGGAATGAGAATAGAATTAACGGAATTCGGAATTAAAGTGACCAATATTCAGCCGGGAGCTGTAGAAACTGATTTTTCCATGGTAAGATTTAAAGGAGACACTGAAAAAGCGGCAACAGTTTATGCAGGATATGAACCTTTGAAAGCTGAAGATATAGCCGATTCTATTGCGTACTGTGTAAATGCTCCGAAGCATGTGTGTATTTCAGATATGACGATCTATCCGACCGCTCAGGCAGAACCAAGAACGATTTACAGAAAGTAG